Proteins encoded within one genomic window of Streptomyces sp. NBC_01314:
- a CDS encoding alpha/beta fold hydrolase, with product MTLSHDVAGDGPVLVLLHSGVCDRRMWDAQWPALIDAGYRLMRCDLRGFGETPAPDRPHSDAEDVLALLNSLGIAQATLVGSSYGGHVALEIAAQWPDRVDALALLCSALPGHEPSAELNALGEREEALLEAGDIAGATELMVDTWLGPDADETAREAVRQMQRHAFELQMAAAEEFEPIEAKIDLAAIQAPCLAASGAHDLVDFRQIAARLPDLLANAEHVELSWAGHLPSLERPSAVTDLLIGFLKERVPVG from the coding sequence ATGACGCTCTCTCATGATGTGGCCGGAGACGGTCCTGTGCTGGTGCTGTTGCATTCCGGGGTGTGTGACCGGCGGATGTGGGATGCCCAGTGGCCGGCCTTGATCGACGCCGGTTACCGGCTGATGCGCTGTGATCTTCGGGGCTTCGGTGAGACTCCGGCGCCAGACCGGCCTCACAGCGACGCCGAGGATGTGCTGGCCCTCCTGAACAGTCTGGGCATCGCGCAGGCGACACTGGTGGGCTCCTCGTACGGCGGGCACGTCGCGTTGGAGATCGCCGCGCAGTGGCCAGACCGGGTGGACGCCCTTGCGTTGCTCTGCTCAGCCCTTCCCGGGCATGAACCTTCTGCCGAACTGAACGCACTCGGCGAGCGCGAGGAAGCGCTGCTCGAGGCGGGCGACATCGCTGGCGCGACGGAGCTCATGGTCGACACCTGGCTGGGCCCGGACGCCGACGAGACCGCCCGCGAGGCGGTTCGCCAGATGCAACGTCACGCCTTCGAGCTGCAGATGGCCGCTGCTGAGGAGTTCGAGCCGATAGAAGCCAAGATTGATCTGGCAGCCATTCAGGCTCCCTGCCTTGCCGCGTCGGGGGCGCATGACCTGGTGGACTTCCGACAGATCGCAGCCCGACTGCCGGATCTGCTCGCGAATGCCGAGCATGTCGAACTGTCCTGGGCAGGTCATCTACCCAGCCTGGAGCGGCCATCGGCTGTCACCGATCTGCTGATCGGATTTCTCAAGGAGAGAGTCCCTGTTGGTTGA
- a CDS encoding 2Fe-2S iron-sulfur cluster-binding protein → MDIGTPLTRPPDLYGRARSDSFMQKLAAFSDNAVTRLARHSTPPRRPPVTDLPVIRELVVAAKRQEADDVVSLRLAAPDGGVLPPWQPGAHIELRLPSGRKRQYSLCGDPADRHGYRIAVRRIANGGGGSAEVHDTLGDSVRVAVTGRPRNAFPFAAEASVLLIAGGIGITPILPMAREAARRGLDWRLVHTGRSRGSMPFAAELAELAAAAPGRVSIRPDDESGVPEAADLLSSIPATGAVYCCGPAPMIDGVRRAFGGSSASALHFERFAPAPITDGRPFELQLGDTGRVLPVPYDRSALDVLHEALPDMPFSCRQGFCGTCRVRVAHGHVDHRDRRLTATERAAGAMLPCVSRAPEGERLVLDV, encoded by the coding sequence ATGGACATCGGCACACCCCTCACTCGCCCGCCGGACCTGTACGGCAGAGCGCGCAGCGACTCCTTCATGCAGAAGCTGGCGGCTTTCAGCGACAACGCGGTCACGCGCCTCGCGCGGCACAGCACTCCTCCCAGGCGCCCGCCGGTCACCGATTTGCCCGTGATCCGGGAACTGGTGGTCGCCGCCAAGCGCCAAGAGGCCGACGATGTCGTCTCCCTGCGGCTGGCAGCACCCGACGGGGGAGTACTTCCGCCCTGGCAGCCCGGCGCCCACATCGAACTGCGCCTGCCCTCCGGCCGCAAGCGGCAGTACTCGCTGTGCGGCGACCCTGCCGACCGGCACGGGTACCGAATCGCGGTGCGCCGCATCGCCAACGGCGGGGGCGGTTCGGCCGAGGTGCACGACACTCTCGGAGACAGTGTCCGGGTTGCCGTCACCGGGCGGCCCCGGAACGCCTTCCCCTTCGCCGCCGAAGCATCCGTCCTGCTCATCGCGGGTGGCATCGGAATCACCCCGATCCTGCCGATGGCTCGGGAAGCCGCCCGACGCGGGCTGGACTGGAGGCTCGTGCACACCGGCCGCAGCCGCGGTTCGATGCCCTTCGCGGCGGAGCTGGCCGAACTCGCGGCCGCAGCCCCTGGCCGGGTCTCCATCCGTCCTGACGACGAGTCCGGCGTGCCCGAAGCAGCCGATCTGTTGAGCTCGATCCCGGCGACGGGTGCGGTGTACTGCTGCGGGCCCGCGCCCATGATCGACGGCGTACGGCGCGCGTTCGGTGGTAGCAGCGCGTCAGCCCTGCACTTCGAGCGTTTCGCCCCGGCCCCGATCACGGACGGCCGTCCCTTCGAACTTCAGCTGGGCGACACCGGACGGGTTCTGCCGGTGCCCTACGACCGCTCCGCCCTGGATGTTCTCCACGAGGCCCTGCCGGACATGCCGTTCTCCTGCCGCCAGGGGTTCTGCGGCACCTGCCGGGTACGGGTGGCCCATGGCCATGTCGACCACCGTGACCGCCGGCTCACCGCCACCGAACGTGCGGCAGGCGCCATGCTGCCCTGCGTCTCGCGTGCACCGGAAGGAGAGCGGTTGGTGCTGGATGTGTGA
- a CDS encoding metal-dependent hydrolase gives MFRAAHAHPHRPSEPIDHHDLVLQPRDVTFDWGATPLHWVPGEPFVTHTFDVLHLMLPELERWFVRTFEQALPLITDDRLREDVRGFIGQEAMHAEAHQEVLEHLLAKGLDPAPYTLQSEWIFRRVLGDRPELTPAATHAYLLQRLALIAAFEHFTAYMGHWILSNGHVDQAGVDPAMLDLFRWHGAEEVEHRSVAFDLLVHLDPRYRRRVVGMLVTAPVLTRLWIRGVRFLMSADPELDDRVEVRFRDYLAAARKDLLPRPGSFARSVLRYFRPGYHPTQEGSTQQAVAYLAVSPAARAAAR, from the coding sequence ATGTTCCGAGCCGCACATGCCCATCCGCACCGCCCGTCCGAGCCCATCGACCACCACGACCTGGTGCTGCAACCCCGTGACGTCACCTTCGACTGGGGCGCCACCCCGCTGCACTGGGTTCCGGGTGAGCCCTTCGTGACCCACACCTTCGATGTGCTCCACCTCATGCTCCCCGAGCTCGAACGCTGGTTCGTGCGCACCTTCGAGCAGGCACTGCCACTGATCACCGACGACCGGCTGCGCGAGGACGTACGCGGCTTCATCGGCCAGGAAGCGATGCACGCCGAGGCGCACCAGGAGGTTCTGGAGCACCTGCTCGCCAAGGGGCTGGACCCGGCGCCGTACACCCTGCAGTCCGAATGGATCTTCCGAAGGGTGCTCGGGGACCGGCCGGAGCTGACGCCGGCCGCCACACACGCGTACCTCCTCCAACGGCTCGCCCTCATAGCGGCGTTCGAGCACTTCACCGCGTACATGGGTCACTGGATTCTCAGCAACGGGCACGTGGACCAGGCCGGCGTGGACCCCGCGATGCTCGATCTGTTCCGCTGGCACGGCGCGGAGGAGGTCGAACACCGTTCAGTCGCGTTCGACCTGCTGGTGCACCTCGATCCCCGGTACCGGCGCCGAGTGGTCGGCATGCTCGTCACCGCTCCGGTGCTGACCCGGCTGTGGATCCGCGGAGTCCGCTTCCTGATGAGCGCCGACCCCGAACTCGACGACCGGGTCGAGGTCCGCTTCCGCGACTACCTGGCCGCGGCCCGCAAGGACCTGTTGCCCCGGCCGGGCTCGTTCGCCCGCTCGGTGCTGCGCTACTTCCGCCCCGGCTACCACCCCACCCAGGAGGGCTCGACCCAGCAGGCGGTCGCCTACCTGGCGGTGTCACCCGCTGCCCGGGCGGCTGCCCGATGA
- a CDS encoding alpha/beta fold hydrolase, producing MTGPAARRIAVDGVDGVDGVELAAYQWGASTAPPVVLVHGYPDTSAVWHPVAERLADRFHVTAFDVRGAGASHRPRGLRAYRMSRLEADLEAVLDAVSPDRPVHLVGHDWGSIHSWESVTGTRLAGRIASFTSISGPCLDHVGHLIRARLRPRHPDLPKMLRQAARSWYIAYFHFPLLPALTWRALGHRWRAFLTGSQGVSGHTPYPAPTLARDAVSGIALYRANMLPRLLRPRDRPTTVPIQLVIPTRDFCVTPVLSYGVEHWTRQIQRRPIDAGHWVQLSHPEEVASRIAEFANRVEDGSRRDPDHTAHPI from the coding sequence ATGACCGGCCCGGCCGCCCGCCGGATCGCCGTGGACGGCGTGGACGGCGTGGACGGCGTGGAGTTGGCCGCCTACCAATGGGGAGCGTCCACGGCTCCTCCGGTGGTGCTGGTCCACGGCTATCCGGACACCAGCGCCGTGTGGCACCCGGTCGCCGAGCGCCTGGCCGACCGCTTCCACGTCACCGCCTTCGACGTACGGGGAGCCGGTGCCTCCCACCGGCCCAGGGGTCTGCGCGCCTACCGGATGTCCCGCCTGGAAGCCGACCTGGAGGCGGTTCTCGACGCCGTGAGCCCCGACCGCCCGGTGCACCTGGTCGGACACGACTGGGGATCGATCCACTCCTGGGAGTCGGTCACCGGCACCCGCCTGGCCGGGCGGATCGCCTCGTTCACCTCCATCTCCGGACCCTGCCTGGACCACGTCGGCCACCTGATCCGGGCCCGCCTTCGGCCGCGGCATCCGGATCTGCCGAAGATGCTGCGGCAGGCCGCACGGTCCTGGTACATCGCCTACTTCCATTTCCCGCTCCTGCCCGCCCTGACCTGGCGAGCACTGGGCCACCGCTGGCGCGCCTTCCTCACCGGCTCCCAAGGTGTGTCCGGGCACACCCCCTACCCCGCGCCGACGCTGGCCCGCGACGCCGTGTCCGGCATCGCGCTGTATCGCGCCAACATGCTGCCCCGCCTGCTGCGTCCCCGGGACCGGCCGACCACCGTTCCGATCCAACTCGTCATCCCCACCCGCGACTTCTGCGTCACCCCGGTGCTGTCGTACGGAGTGGAGCACTGGACGCGCCAGATTCAACGGCGCCCGATCGACGCCGGGCACTGGGTACAGCTCAGCCACCCCGAGGAGGTCGCGTCCCGGATCGCGGAATTCGCCAACCGCGTCGAGGACGGCTCCCGCCGCGATCCGGACCACACCGCGCACCCGATCTGA
- a CDS encoding SDR family oxidoreductase, translated as MAAPRRYPYSFSRRDRDRLPRTRPLTGRVIAVTGAGRGIGRAVAARLAAAGAAVAIGDLDAELAMATAGAIDAELATETAGAIGAQPGGRLIGLALDATDTPSFEDFLRTVETELGPIDVLINNAGIMWVGPFAEEPEEAALRQFDVNVHGVLRGMKLVIPGMRKRGRGHVVNIASAASKVAPPGEATYAATKHAVHGYSTAVRAELRGTGVHVSLVMPGVVDTELAVGTATGPTRRLTTDQVADAVLDVVLRPRFEVFIPRQVAALTRLAALLPGRARDALHHLLVPDQLAALSDRSVRAAYEQRTRTARLPEG; from the coding sequence GTGGCAGCACCGCGCAGGTACCCGTATTCGTTCAGCCGAAGAGACCGCGACAGGCTTCCCCGCACACGACCGCTGACCGGCCGAGTGATCGCGGTCACCGGGGCGGGCCGCGGAATCGGGCGGGCGGTCGCGGCCCGGCTCGCCGCGGCCGGAGCCGCCGTGGCGATCGGCGATCTCGACGCGGAGCTCGCCATGGCGACGGCTGGTGCCATCGACGCGGAGCTCGCCACGGAGACGGCCGGCGCCATCGGCGCGCAGCCCGGTGGCCGACTGATCGGGCTGGCTCTCGACGCCACCGACACACCTTCCTTCGAAGACTTCCTGCGCACCGTCGAGACCGAGCTGGGGCCGATCGACGTACTGATCAACAACGCCGGAATCATGTGGGTGGGCCCCTTCGCGGAGGAACCGGAGGAAGCCGCCCTGCGCCAGTTCGACGTCAACGTCCACGGCGTCCTGCGCGGGATGAAACTGGTGATCCCGGGGATGCGGAAACGCGGTCGCGGCCACGTGGTGAACATCGCCTCCGCCGCCAGCAAGGTCGCCCCACCCGGCGAGGCGACCTACGCGGCGACGAAGCACGCCGTCCACGGCTACAGCACAGCCGTCCGCGCCGAACTGCGCGGCACCGGCGTGCACGTGTCCCTGGTGATGCCCGGCGTCGTGGACACCGAGCTGGCCGTGGGCACCGCGACCGGCCCCACCCGACGCCTGACGACGGATCAGGTGGCCGACGCGGTGCTCGACGTCGTACTGCGCCCGCGGTTCGAGGTTTTCATCCCACGCCAGGTGGCCGCCCTGACCCGGTTGGCCGCGCTGCTGCCGGGCCGTGCCCGCGACGCCCTCCACCACCTGCTTGTCCCCGACCAGCTCGCCGCCCTGTCCGACCGGTCGGTCCGCGCGGCCTACGAGCAGCGCACCCGCACCGCCCGCCTGCCCGAAGGATGA
- a CDS encoding TetR/AcrR family transcriptional regulator, producing the protein MTGTQTAGRRYGGRDAAQRQQERRTRLIQAGLDLFGTAGYASASVKQVCSHAGLTERYFYESFRDREDLLAGVYNELIATISAETAQAAAAAAPDVDAQLRAGLEVFIRTLAGDARMARLVLIEVVGASPRLEVRRREVLHEFAAMVAAVVGPLPGGPETPSSRLSMTAMSLVGGVNELLVDWTLGHQNATVDELVDLCHTLYIAAYRAISDQP; encoded by the coding sequence ATGACCGGCACACAGACCGCCGGGCGGCGCTACGGCGGACGCGACGCGGCGCAACGACAGCAGGAGCGCCGCACCCGCCTCATCCAGGCGGGCCTCGACCTGTTCGGCACGGCCGGATACGCCTCGGCCTCCGTCAAGCAGGTGTGCTCGCACGCCGGACTGACCGAGCGCTACTTCTACGAGTCGTTCCGCGACCGCGAAGACCTTCTCGCCGGGGTCTACAACGAGCTGATCGCGACGATCAGCGCCGAAACCGCGCAGGCCGCAGCCGCCGCCGCACCCGATGTCGACGCCCAACTGCGCGCCGGCCTGGAGGTGTTCATCCGCACACTGGCCGGCGACGCCCGCATGGCCCGCCTGGTGCTCATCGAGGTCGTGGGCGCCAGCCCTCGCCTCGAAGTACGCCGCCGTGAGGTCCTGCACGAATTCGCCGCGATGGTCGCCGCCGTCGTCGGACCGCTCCCTGGCGGCCCGGAAACCCCCTCCAGCCGGCTCAGCATGACCGCGATGAGCCTCGTCGGCGGAGTCAACGAACTCCTCGTGGACTGGACACTCGGCCACCAGAACGCCACCGTCGATGAACTGGTCGACCTGTGCCACACCCTCTACATCGCGGCCTACCGAGCCATCAGCGATCAGCCCTGA
- a CDS encoding 4Fe-4S binding protein: MTAAPDAEGQPTAPAPRLPAKLAAHPSVQAVLARRRTGDEVSPPAVIDAEWLRELCLAAGADDAAAVSLDHPDLADEREHAQSALPGTRTLVAMAVRMNRDNCRSPARSVANQEFHQTDEQANHAARGVTQALQDAGYRALNPSVGFPQEMDRFPSERIWVVAHKTVAVAAGLGVMGLHRNVIHPKFGSFVLLATVLVDAEVSEYGQALDYSPCIDCKLCVAACPVGAIAKDGAFDALACTTHNYREFMSGFTDWAQTVADSEDAADYRSRVTDSESASMWQSLSSPPGYKSGYCLAVCPAGEDVLGPYLDDRKNFMNTVLRPLQDKKETLYVLPDSHAQEYARRRFPHKPVKEVTGGWQPPAKRPASTDRDRDRDRDRETRTS, translated from the coding sequence ATGACTGCCGCGCCCGACGCCGAGGGGCAACCGACGGCCCCGGCTCCCAGGCTTCCGGCGAAGCTGGCCGCCCACCCGTCGGTACAGGCCGTGCTCGCCCGGCGCAGGACCGGTGACGAGGTCAGCCCGCCGGCGGTGATCGATGCGGAATGGCTGCGCGAGCTGTGCCTGGCGGCCGGTGCGGACGACGCCGCCGCGGTCAGCCTGGACCACCCCGACCTGGCCGACGAGCGCGAGCACGCACAGTCCGCGCTGCCCGGCACCCGCACCCTGGTCGCGATGGCGGTCCGGATGAACCGCGACAACTGCCGCTCCCCGGCCCGCAGCGTGGCCAACCAGGAGTTCCACCAGACCGACGAACAGGCCAACCACGCCGCCCGCGGCGTCACCCAGGCCCTCCAGGACGCCGGATACCGCGCACTCAATCCGTCCGTCGGCTTCCCTCAGGAGATGGACCGCTTCCCCAGTGAGCGGATCTGGGTCGTGGCGCACAAGACGGTCGCGGTGGCCGCCGGGCTCGGCGTGATGGGCCTGCACCGCAACGTCATCCACCCGAAGTTCGGCAGCTTCGTTCTGCTGGCCACCGTCCTGGTGGACGCGGAGGTGAGCGAGTACGGGCAGGCGCTGGACTACAGCCCCTGCATCGACTGCAAGTTGTGCGTCGCCGCCTGTCCGGTCGGCGCCATCGCCAAGGACGGCGCGTTCGACGCGCTGGCCTGCACCACGCACAACTACCGCGAGTTCATGAGCGGGTTCACCGACTGGGCGCAGACCGTGGCCGACAGCGAGGACGCCGCCGACTACCGCTCCCGGGTCACCGACTCCGAGAGCGCCTCCATGTGGCAGAGCCTGTCCTCGCCTCCCGGCTACAAGTCCGGCTACTGCCTCGCCGTCTGCCCCGCCGGCGAGGACGTCCTGGGCCCCTACCTGGACGACCGCAAGAACTTCATGAACACCGTCCTGCGACCCCTCCAGGACAAGAAGGAAACCTTGTACGTCCTGCCGGACTCCCACGCGCAGGAGTACGCCCGGCGCCGCTTCCCCCACAAGCCCGTCAAGGAAGTCACCGGCGGCTGGCAGCCCCCGGCGAAACGCCCCGCGTCCACCGACCGAGATCGAGACCGAGACCGAGACCGAGAGACACGCACGTCATGA